One part of the Camelina sativa cultivar DH55 unplaced genomic scaffold, Cs unpScaffold00674, whole genome shotgun sequence genome encodes these proteins:
- the LOC104773856 gene encoding mini zinc finger protein 2, with amino-acid sequence MRKRQVVLRRSSPEEPSRSSSTASSLTVRTVRYGECQKNHAAAVGGYAVDGCREFMASRGEEGTLAALTCAACGCHRSFHRREIETEVVCDCNSPPSTGN; translated from the coding sequence ATGAGGAAGCGTCAGGTGGTATTGAGGAGATCTTCCCCGGAAGAACCTTCTAGAAGCTCGTCAACAGCTTCATCTCTGACGGTGAGAACTGTGAGATACGGTGAGTGTCAGAAGAACCATGCCGCCGCGGTTGGAGGTTATGCCGTTGACGGCTGCCGAGAGTTCATGGCAAGCCGGGGTGAGGAAGGTACATTGGCAGCTCTAACGTGCGCCGCCTGTGGCTGCCACCGCAGTTTCCATCGAAGAGAAATCGAAACCGAGGTTGTTTGTGACTGTAATTCACCTCCTTCTACTGGAAATTag